The DNA window TGTAGCGGCAGTTGCCTAAGTCTGTCTCCAGAACGAAAGATGAACCCGGGCGACCAGCGCGGATATCTTTCCCTCATCGATCCAATCAGGAAGCGCACTCGTAGCGGCGGCAACTTCAGCGTCGCCCCTCGCCTGTTCCGCCTCGGCAAGAAAGCGATCCAGCGTCCAACTCCCGCCTCGAAGATCGATCAATAATTCTCTCTCCGGACGGGGCAGAGTGATTGTTCCCTCCCGCATCAACTCGGTGCATTCAAATAGCAGCCGCAGAGTGTGCATCGCCGCCTTCGTGTCATAGCCGAACGCGCCTTCATACTCTGGCCGGGTACCCTTGGCTCCCTTTCCCTTTTCTCCCGTAATTCGCTTGAGCTGGTTCTCCGCGAACCCAAGAAACTGCACGGCAGATCGCTTCGAAAGAAAAAGCTCCTTCTGATCCTGGATCAGCGACCATACCGGCGCACTCGCGGCTGTCGCATCCGCGAATAGAAAATGGAGTGCAGTTGCATTTCCCTTGGCCGCCATCGCCGCCCACTTGCTCAACGAATAGAGCGTCAAGTCAACATCGTCCGGTCCGTTCCGTCGATCGTCGCTCGCGGTCGACCAGACAAAATGCTCCTGCGGATTTAAGCCCAGTACATCTTCGGGCGCTCCGATGAACACACCATAGA is part of the Granulicella aggregans genome and encodes:
- a CDS encoding nucleotidyltransferase domain-containing protein — protein: MLFSPHLSQVERSGFSPVTSVVHLFVGGSELHGAKVGATDDLDLYGVFIGAPEDVLGLNPQEHFVWSTASDDRRNGPDDVDLTLYSLSKWAAMAAKGNATALHFLFADATAASAPVWSLIQDQKELFLSKRSAVQFLGFAENQLKRITGEKGKGAKGTRPEYEGAFGYDTKAAMHTLRLLFECTELMREGTITLPRPERELLIDLRGGSWTLDRFLAEAEQARGDAEVAAATSALPDWIDEGKISALVARVHLSFWRQT